The Serpentinimonas maccroryi genome has a segment encoding these proteins:
- a CDS encoding XRE family transcriptional regulator: protein MANKFADLRAQMTSEARARVQAKAQAMLAEMPLNELRQARGLSQKMLAEVLHVQQPAVAKIEKRTDMYISTLRSHIEAMGGELEVVARFPDGAVKISNFADLGKVTAV, encoded by the coding sequence ATGGCTAACAAATTTGCTGATTTGCGCGCACAGATGACGTCCGAAGCGCGCGCTCGCGTCCAAGCCAAGGCGCAGGCCATGCTGGCAGAAATGCCGCTCAACGAACTGCGGCAGGCGCGCGGGTTGTCGCAAAAGATGCTGGCCGAGGTACTGCACGTCCAGCAACCCGCAGTGGCCAAGATCGAAAAGCGCACCGATATGTACATCTCTACGCTGCGCAGCCACATCGAGGCCATGGGCGGCGAGCTGGAGGTGGTGGCGCGCTTTCCCGACGGCGCAGTCAAGATTTCCAACTTTGCCGACTTGGGCAAGGTCACGGCTGTTTGA
- a CDS encoding DUF4160 domain-containing protein: MPTVLRLDGLRVVIYPNDHRPAHVHVTGAGGEAVFVLHCPDGPPTLRESSGFGLQTVGRILDDLAAHLAALCLHWSDIHGRY, from the coding sequence ATGCCCACTGTCCTGCGTCTCGATGGCCTGCGCGTCGTCATCTACCCAAACGATCACCGCCCCGCGCATGTTCACGTGACAGGGGCAGGTGGCGAAGCCGTTTTCGTCCTACATTGCCCCGACGGGCCGCCGACACTGCGAGAAAGCAGCGGGTTCGGCCTACAAACTGTCGGCCGCATCCTTGATGACCTGGCCGCGCACTTGGCGGCCCTATGCCTGCACTGGAGCGATATTCATGGCCGTTACTGA
- a CDS encoding DUF6088 family protein, whose protein sequence is MSTSQAIRERIAAQPAGAPFTPALFAGLGSRASIDQALMRLTKAGFVERLGRGLYTAPRTSRFGLKTMPTPEAVAQTIAATEGATIEVHGAEAARRLGFSTQVPAQPVFCTTGASHTVRMGKLQVRLQHVAARKLALAGRPAGQALAALWYLGRGQVTPATFERIAAKLPKLEFEALRSAKASMPAWMIDALRRYEQGTAAYD, encoded by the coding sequence ATGAGCACATCACAAGCCATCCGCGAGCGCATCGCTGCCCAGCCTGCTGGAGCACCTTTTACCCCAGCCTTGTTTGCAGGGTTGGGTTCGCGCGCATCCATTGATCAGGCCCTGATGCGCCTGACCAAGGCTGGGTTCGTCGAGCGCCTGGGCCGTGGACTCTACACCGCGCCCAGAACCAGCCGTTTTGGCTTGAAAACCATGCCTACGCCAGAGGCAGTGGCGCAGACTATTGCTGCCACTGAGGGCGCAACCATCGAGGTGCACGGGGCCGAGGCTGCTCGTCGTTTGGGATTCAGCACGCAGGTGCCAGCGCAGCCCGTGTTTTGCACCACCGGCGCGTCACACACCGTGCGCATGGGCAAGCTGCAGGTGCGGCTGCAGCACGTCGCGGCGCGCAAGCTCGCACTGGCCGGGCGGCCAGCGGGCCAAGCGTTGGCCGCGCTTTGGTACCTCGGACGTGGGCAAGTCACGCCGGCCACTTTTGAGCGCATCGCCGCCAAGCTGCCGAAGCTTGAGTTCGAGGCATTGCGCAGCGCCAAGGCCTCGATGCCAGCCTGGATGATCGATGCCCTGCGCCGCTACGAACAAGGCACGGCAGCGTATGACTGA
- a CDS encoding porin produces the protein MKKTLIALAALAAAGATLAQSSVTIYGRMDLGMSSVETTSGTAAATDVFSLAGAEGTRTGSRLGFRGTEDLGGGLRAGFTYEIGINADRNTPAGVSPTDNARTRLANLSLSGGFGTVVVGTFMNAFDTARGFSPATASVPGGDFTLGHGLATVERFDSRTQNAIAYVSPAFSGFTFSAGTVNEEVNSGTSARKYDGMILGLNYSQGPLAAQFAFGNLDVGYHVPLGLGSVATPANAEVQNWALGVRYTLPQVVVTFIYEDSEQSLAGVTSREFNAWEIGARFPMGAFAPYITYGQGEITTAADPVTNRSNDTSAWQIGTTYNLSARTWIYAAFGENQRDNQNGTNHTKRDGYAIGLVHTF, from the coding sequence ATGAAAAAGACCCTGATTGCCCTGGCCGCCCTGGCCGCCGCCGGCGCCACCTTGGCCCAATCCAGCGTGACCATCTATGGCCGCATGGATCTGGGCATGTCGTCGGTTGAAACCACCTCGGGTACTGCTGCTGCAACCGATGTGTTCTCCTTGGCTGGCGCCGAAGGCACCCGCACCGGCAGCCGCTTGGGCTTCCGTGGCACCGAAGACCTCGGTGGCGGTCTGCGCGCTGGCTTCACCTACGAAATCGGCATCAACGCCGACCGCAATACCCCTGCTGGCGTGTCCCCAACTGACAACGCCCGCACCCGTCTGGCCAACCTGAGCCTGAGCGGTGGCTTCGGTACCGTGGTCGTCGGCACCTTTATGAACGCCTTCGACACCGCTCGCGGCTTCAGCCCAGCTACCGCTAGCGTTCCTGGTGGCGACTTCACCTTGGGCCACGGCCTTGCAACCGTCGAGCGCTTTGACAGCCGCACGCAAAACGCCATCGCTTACGTGTCGCCCGCATTCAGCGGCTTCACGTTCTCGGCCGGTACTGTGAACGAAGAAGTTAACTCCGGTACTAGCGCACGCAAGTACGACGGCATGATCCTTGGCTTGAACTACTCGCAAGGCCCTCTGGCTGCGCAGTTCGCCTTTGGTAACTTGGATGTGGGCTACCACGTTCCGCTGGGCCTCGGCTCCGTAGCCACCCCGGCCAATGCCGAAGTGCAAAACTGGGCCTTGGGCGTGCGTTACACCCTGCCGCAAGTGGTGGTGACGTTCATCTACGAAGACAGCGAGCAATCTCTTGCTGGCGTGACTTCGCGTGAGTTCAACGCTTGGGAAATCGGTGCACGCTTCCCGATGGGCGCTTTTGCTCCTTACATCACTTACGGCCAAGGTGAAATCACCACAGCTGCTGACCCGGTTACCAACCGCAGCAACGATACCAGCGCTTGGCAGATCGGCACCACCTACAACCTGAGCGCCCGCACTTGGATCTACGCGGCTTTCGGAGAGAACCAGCGTGACAACCAAAACGGCACCAACCACACCAAGCGTGACGGCTACGCCATCGGCCTCGTCCACACCTTCTGA
- a CDS encoding YlcI/YnfO family protein: protein MKSATLPAVRVAPELRNQLEAVLDGNESISAFVEEAVRSAVNYRRIQAEFLARGEQAWQEYQRTGQSRPAAEVFDRIQGRIDARRQALVHQS from the coding sequence ATGAAATCTGCCACACTGCCTGCTGTCCGTGTCGCCCCCGAGTTGCGCAACCAACTGGAGGCGGTGCTCGATGGCAACGAATCCATCAGCGCTTTCGTTGAAGAGGCGGTGCGCAGTGCGGTTAATTACCGCCGCATACAGGCCGAGTTTCTGGCCCGTGGCGAGCAGGCTTGGCAGGAGTACCAGCGCACGGGCCAATCGCGCCCTGCCGCTGAGGTTTTTGATCGGATTCAAGGCCGCATCGATGCCCGACGCCAGGCGCTTGTGCACCAGTCGTGA
- a CDS encoding nucleotidyl transferase AbiEii/AbiGii toxin family protein, whose translation MPCAATNKARQRMTDDLRERYFDLPASDQADLLQSLAPVMGRRAEILEKDIWLCQVLDTLFQLPCRKPMAFKGGTSLSKVYKAIDRFSEDIDVTVDYRSLVTDAPELEAISSNSARGKLSDALKAALAQHVKDELVPALRAALALALPTQPTSIEVSADAEKLWVYYPSAVENTDTYMRSSILIEFGGRNSTLPQSTLAIAPDVAVHVPGLALPTAQVSVLSAARTFWEKATLIHVECHRPGLKPSAQRLSRHWYDLARLADHELGQQALQDMDLLRDVLRIKETFYRSGFSHYDRCAKGGLKLIPEASMLEALRLDYQAMLTAQMFYGDTVSFEAIVERLVALELEINRTTKEKARSSIKHS comes from the coding sequence ATGCCCTGCGCCGCTACGAACAAGGCACGGCAGCGTATGACTGACGATCTACGCGAGCGCTACTTTGACCTGCCCGCCAGCGACCAAGCCGATTTGCTCCAGAGCCTAGCGCCGGTGATGGGGCGCCGGGCCGAAATCCTCGAAAAAGACATCTGGCTGTGCCAGGTGCTCGACACCCTGTTTCAGCTGCCATGCCGCAAGCCCATGGCTTTCAAGGGCGGCACCTCGCTGTCAAAGGTGTACAAAGCGATTGACCGCTTCTCCGAAGACATCGATGTCACGGTGGACTACCGCAGCCTAGTGACCGACGCGCCAGAGCTGGAAGCCATCAGCAGCAACAGTGCGCGCGGCAAGTTGTCGGATGCTTTGAAGGCAGCGCTCGCCCAGCACGTAAAAGACGAGCTGGTGCCGGCATTGCGGGCCGCGCTGGCCTTGGCGTTGCCCACGCAGCCCACCAGCATTGAGGTCAGCGCTGATGCAGAAAAGCTGTGGGTGTACTACCCAAGCGCGGTAGAGAACACCGACACCTACATGCGCTCGAGCATCTTGATCGAGTTCGGCGGCCGCAACTCCACCTTGCCTCAGAGCACGCTGGCTATTGCGCCGGATGTGGCCGTGCACGTTCCCGGCCTGGCCTTACCGACGGCGCAGGTGTCGGTGCTGTCGGCAGCGCGCACCTTCTGGGAGAAAGCCACGCTGATTCACGTCGAGTGCCATCGCCCGGGCCTTAAGCCCAGCGCGCAACGACTGTCGCGCCATTGGTACGACCTAGCGCGCCTTGCTGATCACGAGCTTGGGCAGCAAGCTCTGCAGGACATGGATCTGCTGCGCGACGTGCTGCGCATCAAAGAAACCTTCTACCGCAGCGGTTTCAGCCACTACGACCGATGCGCCAAGGGCGGCTTGAAACTGATCCCTGAGGCGTCGATGCTTGAAGCCTTGCGCCTAGACTACCAGGCGATGCTGACTGCGCAGATGTTTTACGGCGATACCGTGTCGTTTGAGGCCATTGTGGAACGGCTGGTGGCTTTGGAGTTGGAAATCAACAGAACAACCAAGGAAAAAGCTCGCAGCTCAATAAAGCATTCCTGA
- a CDS encoding DUF2442 domain-containing protein, whose amino-acid sequence MAVTEAELAQAQARAAATRQAGYALTARYDRRTARVVVGLDSGLQVAFPVRLAEGLAHAAPADLAEIEISPTGLGLHWPKLDADVYVPALLQGVFGSKRWMAAQLGAAGGKARTKAKITAARENGRKGGRPRRATA is encoded by the coding sequence ATGGCCGTTACTGAAGCCGAACTTGCCCAAGCCCAAGCCCGCGCCGCCGCAACGCGCCAAGCGGGCTACGCGCTCACGGCCCGCTACGACCGGCGCACGGCGCGGGTGGTTGTCGGACTCGATAGCGGCCTGCAGGTGGCGTTCCCTGTGCGCTTGGCCGAAGGGCTGGCCCATGCCGCCCCCGCTGACTTGGCCGAGATTGAAATCAGCCCCACGGGGCTGGGCCTGCACTGGCCCAAGCTCGATGCCGATGTGTATGTGCCGGCGCTGCTGCAAGGCGTGTTTGGCTCTAAGCGCTGGATGGCAGCACAGCTCGGCGCCGCCGGCGGCAAAGCCCGCACCAAGGCCAAGATCACGGCCGCCCGCGAGAACGGCCGCAAGGGTGGCCGGCCACGCCGGGCGACCGCGTAG
- a CDS encoding porin, giving the protein MKKTLVALAALAATGATLAQSSVTVYGRLDLGMSSVDTTLGTNPATDAFSLAGEQDRWTGSRLGFRGSEDLGGGLRAGFTYEIGINADRNTPAGISPTDNARTRLANLSLSGSFGTFVVGTFMNAFDTARGFSPANNTIPGGQFTQWQAAAGSERFDGRSQNSFAYVAPAVNGFTFSFGGGSEESGTALKFTGYTLNLNFTRGPLAAQFAFGDLDMDFPVVADMQNIALGVRYNFGPVVASFLYEDSQRDVAGLRTFDAQSWEIGARFPMGALAPYITFGQGERNTDDIDGWQIGTTYNLSARTWIYAAVGEAQRESATGINVRKESGYAIGLVHTF; this is encoded by the coding sequence GTGAAAAAAACCCTCGTCGCTCTGGCCGCTTTGGCCGCAACCGGAGCCACCTTGGCTCAGTCCAGCGTAACCGTTTATGGCCGCCTTGACTTGGGCATGTCGTCGGTGGATACGACACTCGGTACCAATCCGGCCACCGATGCCTTTTCCCTCGCTGGGGAACAAGATCGGTGGACGGGTAGTCGTCTGGGTTTTCGCGGCTCTGAAGACCTCGGAGGCGGCCTGCGCGCCGGCTTCACCTACGAAATAGGCATCAACGCCGACCGCAATACACCTGCAGGCATTTCACCCACAGACAATGCCCGCACCCGCCTAGCCAACCTAAGCCTCTCGGGGAGCTTTGGCACTTTTGTCGTCGGCACCTTCATGAACGCCTTCGATACGGCGCGCGGCTTCAGCCCGGCCAACAACACCATTCCTGGCGGACAATTTACTCAGTGGCAGGCCGCAGCAGGCAGCGAGCGTTTTGATGGTCGAAGCCAGAACTCCTTTGCTTACGTTGCTCCGGCCGTCAACGGCTTTACCTTCTCCTTTGGCGGGGGCAGCGAGGAATCGGGCACTGCGCTTAAGTTCACCGGTTACACACTCAACCTCAACTTTACGCGCGGCCCTCTGGCGGCTCAGTTCGCCTTCGGCGACCTAGACATGGATTTTCCCGTGGTGGCCGACATGCAAAACATTGCCCTGGGCGTGCGCTACAACTTTGGCCCCGTGGTGGCATCATTCCTTTATGAAGACAGCCAGCGCGACGTGGCCGGCCTGCGCACCTTTGATGCCCAGAGTTGGGAAATCGGTGCCCGCTTCCCCATGGGGGCCTTGGCACCCTACATCACCTTTGGTCAGGGTGAGCGCAATACCGATGATATCGACGGCTGGCAGATCGGCACCACCTACAACCTGAGCGCCCGCACTTGGATCTACGCTGCGGTTGGCGAAGCACAGCGCGAAAGCGCCACTGGCATCAACGTGCGCAAAGAATCTGGATACGCCATCGGCCTCGTCCACACCTTCTGA